The Gadus morhua chromosome 18, gadMor3.0, whole genome shotgun sequence DNA segment TGTTGGTAAGTAATACGAATAAATTTATTTTGACCGTCTAACAAGGTTAATGATGGGAATGCCGTATATTAGGTGTCATGTTATCCATGTAGATcctatattttgttattatgtgGTTTCGCCAATGTGATTAAACATGCTCTTATCTGTTGGGGTCAAAACTGTTTGACAAACATATTTGACTGGAATCTTGTATATACCTATTATGTTGTCAACCTGTTTATTGTTCTACGTTTTGTCAACAGAGAgcaaaaacaaatcacaatGTTGGTGGCGAGACTAGCCTGCCTGAGGGCTCTCCCGGTGGCGGGCTCCGTCCCGTGTTGGCACAGGGCACTTCTGCCCTGAGAAGCCAGGCTATGCCCACATGGCAGCCTTTGCTCAGGAACCATCAGGTATATTACATTTCCATTGTTGAGGTCTGCCTTGTTTGTATTCGTTTGATTAAGCCGTGCCACCTATCTAGGCATCTTGACTCCCCACTTCTATGTGTTTTCTTAAAATATGGTCTCTACCACTTCCAGACACTGGAAGTGGCCGGCTTGCATCCAGCAGCCACATCTTTTTAATGTGTCTTCATTGCTAGCTAATGTGGATCGAATGGGGGGAACCTTATGATCCCGATTCCTGCCTTAGCATTAAACATAGTTGGCCAGGAATTACTCTACTTAGTTTTGGAATATGTAGTTGTAAATCTGATCATACCCTTACTGATCTAATATCAATATAGTTTACGAAGCTTCAAATGATGGTATGTTATCATATCATTTATATAACTTGCATTAAGAAATGGTTAATgtttgtaatgttttgttggcaTGTGTGTACTTTTTCCTTTACTAGGGTTATTCCACCAAGGCCAGGTTTGGTTTCCGTCGCAGCAagaccaccagagaccagcTCAAGGAAGCAGCCTTTGAGCCAGCATCAGAAACTGCCATGAAAAGTGAATACAGCCACATAACCCATCAAATCCCTAACTTACTGTGTAGACTGAAGTGTTGTCAATACAGACCGAAAAAAACACCTTCATGTCTTTCTTAGAGTTTTGGAGCCACAATCTTCTTATACCACCGTTCTTGAAGCATATTTTACTTGTATCATTAGTTAATAGTGCAGTTGAATCTGATTGTCAAAGTGGATTAAGGTGAAGCACTAAACGTGTTGTTGACTTTGTCTGTAGTTGATGGCATGGGAAGGATGATCCTGGCTGGAGGAGCAGCTGTCGGTCTTGGCGCACTGTGCTATTACGGACTAGGCATGTCTAACGAAATCGGTGCAATTGAAAAAGCAGTGTAAGTCAACCTAAACAGACACACTATTGTCAGGCGTCTTCACAGATACAAGACACACCAGATACTGGCAAACAATACAGTCATTATGAATTTATACTTTGATTATCGCATTTATGGCGCACCTGAATATACTATTTATCTAATTGACTTGCAAACCAATCCAAAAAAAGTAGTTTGTAGTTTAATGCTGTTAAAACTATCACAAtttttatctattatttaaaatgtttaggAATAATTTGAAAGATATAAAACCCTACACTAGCAAGTATTAACCTACGCCACCAATATATGAAGTACATCCTAAATCATTAGGCTATTCAGGTAAGCATTGGACGTGTTTCTTTATTGATGCCACCGTCATCACCGTGGTCCCGTCTCCTCTGCAGGATCTGGCCGCAGTACGTGAAGGACAGGATCCACTCCACCTACATGTACTTTGCGGGCAGCGTTGGCTTCACAGCCCTGTCTGCCGTGTTAGTGAGCCGGACGCCCTGCGCTCATGGGTCTCATGATGAGGGGTTCCTGGCTCGTAAGTCAGCCTCTTTCCATCACGCAATGTCCTAGTTGTGATCATCCACTTGTCTGCTTATCTACCTGCGCTTGTCTGCCTTAGCCTTCTCCAGACACATTTAGTTTCGGATCAGGTTCGGAGTTTCGTGTTACCGTGTTACCGTTGTAGCTAGTAATACGTTTTATTCCAGTTCTcccgatatatatattttatatgccTTTCTTACATTTCCTACTTTGACAGGCAGTCAGCCCTGTGCTTATCTGCCAGCAATCCTTTTCTCAGGGTTTTTTCCCCACTCGTTATTAGTATTTCCTTTGTCATTTAATAACTGGATATTTCTATTTAGCATTCTAATACATTGCTTACGTTCACCAGGCAATGGGAGCTACGTTCGCAGCAATGATTGGCGCTGGAATGCTGGTCAGGTCCATATCGTATGAGCAGAGCCCTATGCCCAAACACCTTGCCTGGATCCTCCATGCAAGTATGTCTCTTATCAGAACACCGTTGTTACTTCTAGGGCACAGTGATTTGGCTGTTAAGTTTAGATgatgtgtaattttttttatcccCTGTATCTTACCGACTGAAATATTAGTCCACAAATTACTACGCATTATTGAGCAGCTTGAAAGTTTAATTTAACTCTAGACAGAAACTAAACTTGAAGGCCAGACCATGAATGATTAAGCACAAATGTACATTTATTGGGGTGACTATGAAAAACCATCACTTAACTTATTCCTCATCCCTAAGGTGTGATGGGTG contains these protein-coding regions:
- the ghitm gene encoding LOW QUALITY PROTEIN: growth hormone-inducible transmembrane protein (The sequence of the model RefSeq protein was modified relative to this genomic sequence to represent the inferred CDS: inserted 1 base in 1 codon; deleted 4 bases in 4 codons), which gives rise to MLVARLACLRALPVAGXRPVLAQGTSALRSQAMPTWQPLLRNHQGYSTKARFGFRRSKTTRDQLKEAAFEPASETAMKIDGMGRMILAGGAAVGLGALCYYGLGMSNEIGAIEKAVIWPQYVKDRIHSTYMYFAGSVGFTALSAVLVSRTPALMGLMMRGSWLAMGATFAAMIGAGMLVRSISYEQSPMPKHLAWILHASVMGAVIAPMTLLGGPLMLRAAWYTAGIVGGLSTVAMCAPSEKFLNMGGPLAVGFGVVFASSIGSMFLPPTSMFGAGLYSVAVYGGLVLFSLFLLYDTQKVIKKAETYPLYGVQKFDPINACMGIYMDTLNIFMRLVMILSGNGRKK